Within Epilithonimonas zeae, the genomic segment GGGATGAAGATGGTCAGGCTTATTTGGTTCATGGTTGGGCAGGAAGTAGAGCAGGAGTCAAGAGTATTTTGACGATTAATAAAATGAATCCGGAAGGAACAAAAGTTCTGGACAAAGGTATTCACGTTTTCGACGGACACGATGCGCATCCAACTATTGAAGGCCCGAAGATGTATAAACGAAATGGTTATTATTACATTTTTGCTCCGGCTGGTGGCGTAGCGACAGGCTGGCAATTGGCTTTACGTTCAAAAAATATATACGGACCTTATGAAGAGAAAATCGTTTTAGAAAAAGGTTCAACTAAAATCAACGGACCACACCAGGGTGCTTGGGTTGATACACAGAATGGCGAAGATTGGTTTTATCATTTTCAGGATGTAGACGCAGGCGGAAGAATCGTTCATCTTCAACCGATGAAATGGGAAAAAGACTGGCCAATAATCGGAATTGATAATAATAAAAATGAAATCGGAGAACCGGTTCTAACTTTCAAAAAGCCAAATGTTGGCAAATCGTATCCAATTGAAACTCCTGCAGAATCGGATGAATTCAATGATGATAAAATCGGTTTGCCATGGCAATGGAGCGCAAATGAAAATGTTGTTTGGTCAGCGAAACTTGTGGGAAAATATTATCTGAGATTGTTTTCAATCAAAATTCCGGATGGCGAAAAAAATCTTTGGAATGTTCCGAACTTGTTGACTCAGAAATTCCCGGCTCCAAATTTTGCTGCCACTACAAAAGTCAAATTATTTCCCGAAGATGCCAAAGAAGGAAAAACTGCAGGACTTCTGGTAATGGGGATGGATTACCAGTCATTAGTGATTACCAACAAATCTGACGGATTTTATCTTCAATTAAGAAATGCTCAAAAAGCAGATAAAGGCGGTGAAGAAAAAATTCTGAACGAAATCAAATTAAAATCAAACGAAGTTTACCTGAAAGTCAATGTCAGCGAACCCAACGGAGTCTGTACTTTCAGTTATAGTGAAAATGGGAAGAAGTTTGAGAACATCGGTGAAACATTTCAGGCAAAACCTGGAAAATGGATTGGTGCAAAAGTCGGAATTTATTCTGTCAGCGATTCCAAAGTTTCAAGAGGTGGTTACGCCGATTTTGATTTTTTCAGAATTACAAAAAATTAAAATGAAATAAATTATAATTATCAAAAATGAAAATATCCCTCAAAAATATCTCAACAGCATTTTTTATCACAGCTTCTGTGATGATTGTTGCTCAGACAGAACAGGATAATCAAAAAGAGAGAATCGTTCAACCTTCCAAAGATAAAAGCACAACCAATATTTTTCTAGCCGGTGATTCTACGCTGACAGATTATACTTTGGAAAGCAATTATCAGGAAAAGCGTTATCCACAGCAAGGTTGGGGCGGTGTTTTTCAAGAGTTTTTTGTTGCTGACAGTCTCAAAACTTTCAAATCTCCATTAGCAAAAAATGTTTTGGTTGTTGATAAAGCTAAAGGTGGAAGAAGTACGAGAACGTTTTTTCAGGAAGGCAGATGGCGATATATTTTTGAAAATCTGAAACCGAAAGATTGGGTTTTGATTCAGTTTGGTCACAATGATGAATCGGAGAAAAAGGTTGACCGTTATGTGGATGTTCCGGGTTATAAGGAATATTTGAGATTGTACATTCATCAGGTTCGGGAGAAAGGAGCAACGCCGGTTTTGGTCACGCCTGTTTCCAGAAATTACCCTTGGAAAGACGGTGTTTTGGGTGACAGCCACGTAGATTATGCGAAAGCGATGATAGAAGTCGGGCAGGAACAAAAAGTGGATGTGATTGATTTGAATAAGCTTTCCAGAGAATTCTTCACACAAAAAGGAAAAGACTTTGTCACAACAACTTATTTTATGAATCTTCCCGAAGGCAAATTCACAGCTTATCCGAATGGACAAAAAGATGATACGCATTTCCAGCCGGAAGGTGCAAAAGCAGTCGCTCAGCTGGTTTATAATGAATTCAAAAAAATAGTAAGCAAGAAATAATTTTTAAATACAAAATTTATCTCGCAGATTTTGCCAATTCAGCAAATTTAAAATCAGTCTAATCTGCGAGAATTTAAAAAGATAAGAATGAAGAAAACGATTAAAATTTTAGCTTTAAGCTTAGCAACATTATTTTCAGGAAACGCTTTTGGACAGAGCATTTCTGATATTTACAAAAATGTAGAATTCAAAATGCCGATGGTCGCAGAAACATCTTTTCCTGCAACTTCTGTTAATATAAAAAATTTTGGTGCTGTTTCTGGCGGCACCATAAAAAATACCGAAGCCTTCAAAAAAGCCATTGACGAAACGTCTCAAAAAGGTGGCGGAACAGTTATCGTTCCAAGAGGAATCTGGTTAACGGGACCAATTGTTCTGAAAAGCAATATCAATTTGCATCTGGAAGACGGCGCTTTGGTGATGTTCAGCAGAGATTTTGCGGATTATCCTTTGGTGGATGTTAGTTTCGAAGGCTTGAATACAACCCGTTGCCAGTCTCCGATTTCGGCGAAAGGTGCGACCAATATAGCCATCACTGGAAAAGGCGTGATTGACGGCAACGGTGATGCCTGGAGATATGTGAAGAAAGGAAAAATGACCGATGGACAGTGGAAAGAATTATTGTCCAGAGGTGGCGTTTTGTCTGCCGATAAAAAGATTTGGTTTCCAAGCGAGAGCTCCAAAAGAGGTTTTGAAAGCACGGCTAATTTCAACATTCCGGAAAAGCTGACAACAAGAGAACAATTAGAATCTGTAAAGGATTTTCTTCGTCCGGTTATGGTAAGTTTGGTTGGTTGTGACAAAGTTCTTTTGGACGGTCCAACATTCCAGAATTCACCAGCTTGGAATCTTCATCCATTGATGTCAAGCAATTTAATTTTGAGAAATTTAACTGTTAGAAATCCTTGGTATTCTCAGAATGGCGACGGTTTAGATTTGGAATCTTGTAGGAATGTTTTGGTTTATAATAATACATTTGATGTCGGTGATGACGCGATTTGCATCAAATCAGGAAAAGACAAAGACGGCCGTGACAGAGGTGTTCCGACAGAAAATGTCATCATCAAAAATAATACGGTTTACCACGCTCACGGCGGAATTGTTATCGGAAGTGAGATGTCCGGTGGTGTGAAAAATCTTCACGCTTCAGATTGCACGTTTATCGGAACAGATATTGGTCTTCGTTTCAAAACGACCAGAGGAAGAGGTGGTGTTGTTGAGAATATTTGGATTAGCAATGTGGATATGACGGGGATTCCGGCTCAGGTTATTGGTTTCAATATGTTCTACGAAGGTAATTCGCCAATTATCGAAGAAGACCAAAATGAGGACGACGAAAAAAGAGTAGAGAAACAAATTCCTGTAACCGAAGAGACACCAATTTTTAGAAACGTATTCTTCAAAAATATCACAGCTTCCAATTCTTATGAAGCTTTGTCATTAAACGGTTTATCTGAAATGAACCTTAAAAATATCGTGGTGGAAGATTCTTATTTCGATACTAAAAAAGCTTTAACCATTGTAGATGCAGACGGAATTACACTGAAAAATGTAAAAATAAAATATACCGACGGAACCGGTGCAACAATCTATAATAGTAAGAATGTTGACATCTCAGGACTGACTTTGGAATCTTCTAAAACGCCTTTTGTAAAGGTTATCGGAAGTAAAACTAAAGCTATTAAATTACCAAAAGAAATCTCAGGCGATAAATTATCGATTTCCAAAGATGTTCCGAAGAATGCTGTAAAATAATTACAATTGTCATTCAGAACGGAATTTTGCGAAGCATTATGAAGTGAAGAATCTTAACATACCAAAAAAAGATTAAACGGATGAAACCTACCAAAGCTAACTTGAATCACAATAGTCATCTGCGGAAGATTTTCATCCGTTTTTCCATTGTTTTGATTTCGGTTTCGAAGATTTATTCTCAGGAAATCGAAAGACCAAAAGCACAACCTTACACCATTGAAGGAACTTATGAAAAACTGAAAAAGAAATATCCTTTCATTCAACCGTTGAATCTGGAATTTCCAAAAAATATCAAAGTCAAAAGAGACATCGAATACAAAACCAGAAATGGTAAATTGCTTTTGGCAGATATTTATTATCCTAAAGATTCGACTCAGAAATATCCTGCAATTGTTTTGGTTCACGGTGGCGGTTGGATTTCTGGAAGTAAAGAAAACGAAAGATTTCTCGCCCAGAAATTGGCTTCTAAAGGTTATGTGGCGATGGCAATCAATTACAGCTTGAGTGATGATGCAAAATATCCTGCTGGAGTTGAAGATATAGAAGATGCTTTAAAATTTTTGAAGAAACATCATAAAGAATTTGCTGTTAATAAAAGGAAAATTGCGGTTGGTGGAAACTCTGCCGGAGCGCAATTGGCAACTTTGGTTGGTGTGAAAAATAAAGTTCAGGCAATTGTCAATATCGATGGAATTGTCTCATTTATTCATCCCAAATCCGAAGAAGGTACTTATGCGGCTTATTGGTTTGGTGCGACAAAAGCTCATAATTTCGAACTTTGGAAAGAAGCATCACCTTTAGAATATGTTGGAAAAAATACGCCTCCAACATTATTTATTAATAGCTCTCAGCCGAGATTTCACGCTGGCAGAGATGATATGATGAAATTATTAAAAAGTTACAATATCCCAACAGAATTTCACGAAATCAAAGATTCTCCACATTCGTTTTGGTTGGTTCAGCCTTGGTTTGATGAGACTTTGAAATATACGGTTGATTTTCTGGATAAAGTTTTGAAAAATTAATCCAATGAAAAAACTATTTTCTTTTCTAAATTTTTGCTTCGTGGTTTTGTATTTTGCTCAATCACCTTATGTCACGATTACAGTTGCTAAAGATGGTTCCGGAGATTTCAAAACGATTCAGAATGCGATTAATTCGATTCGGGATTTAGGTCCGGGTGAGGCTTTGATTAAAATTAAATCAGGAATTTACAATGAAAAAGTAGTGATTCCTTCTTCAAAGCATTGGATTACAATTGAAGGTGAAGACAAAGAAAATACTATCATTACTAATGATGATTTCTCAGGAAAACTGAACCCTTTGACCAATGAAAAACTCAATACATTCAATTCCTACACATTTTTAGTTGCCGGAGATAATATTAAAATTTCTAATTTGACCATTAAAAATTCTTCGTGTAATGAAGGTCAAGCAGTTGCACTTCACGTAGAAGGTGACAGATTTGTGATGAAAAATTCCAAAATTTTAGGTTGTCAGGACACGCTTTATTCCGCAACTGACCACAGCCGGCAATATTATGAAAACTGTTTTATAGAAGGCACGACGGATTTTATTTTTGGTCAGGCGACTGCAGTTTTCAAAAATTGTGAAATCAAAAGTTTGGCGAATTCTTATATCACAGCTGCAGCAACAAGTAAAGACAATCAATATGGTTTTGTCTTTATTGATTGTCATTTGACAGGAAAAGAAGGTATTACAAAAGTCTATCTCGGGCGACCGTGGCGGCCTTATGCCAAAACGGTTTTCATCAATACAACAATGGAAAACCATATTTTGCCAGAAGGCTGGAATCCTTGGAAAGGCGATAAAATGTTTCCTGATAAAGAGAAAACGGCTTTCTATGCAGAATTTGGAAGCAAAGGAGTCGGCTCAAGTCCCGACAAAAGAGTAGAGTGGTCACATCAGCTTTCCAGGTACGAATTGAAAAACTATTTGATTGAAAAGATTTTCAAGAAGTCGAATAATTGGATTCCATAAGATTGTTGCACAAAACGAAATTTTATTCAAGCTTAAAATTTTGACTTTTCGGTTACGATTTTGGGAATTTTTATGCAATCGATTGCTATGTATTTTTACCATTATTCTTTCATTGTGTCATTTTATAAATAACTTGTTTGAAAAATATTTAAACAATTATTTAATCTGCTGGTTCTTTATTTAAAGCAAATTTTAATCATTTGTTAATTTAAACTAAACTCAATTTCAAAAAAAAATCAGAAAAATATCGGATGAGATAGAAATAATTTTATATTAGAACCGTCGATTAATTACATAAAATAGTGTAATCGATTGCGCAACTAATATAAAACAAACAACTATAAACTCATTTATTATGAAAAAACTATTATTTTCTTTAATGTTTGCGGGGATTTCTGCAGTTACATTCAATTCTCAAAGTAAAACTTGGGACTTTAGCGATACTTCAAGATTTCCTGCTGGTGCCATTGCGATTGATAAAACTGTGGATGGTTTGTCCTTTGTTACAGGAGGCAGCAATCTTACTATAGCGACTAACAGTCTTGCAACGTTTGACGACGGTTATGCT encodes:
- a CDS encoding rhamnogalacturonan acetylesterase; the protein is MKISLKNISTAFFITASVMIVAQTEQDNQKERIVQPSKDKSTTNIFLAGDSTLTDYTLESNYQEKRYPQQGWGGVFQEFFVADSLKTFKSPLAKNVLVVDKAKGGRSTRTFFQEGRWRYIFENLKPKDWVLIQFGHNDESEKKVDRYVDVPGYKEYLRLYIHQVREKGATPVLVTPVSRNYPWKDGVLGDSHVDYAKAMIEVGQEQKVDVIDLNKLSREFFTQKGKDFVTTTYFMNLPEGKFTAYPNGQKDDTHFQPEGAKAVAQLVYNEFKKIVSKK
- a CDS encoding pectinesterase family protein: MKKLFSFLNFCFVVLYFAQSPYVTITVAKDGSGDFKTIQNAINSIRDLGPGEALIKIKSGIYNEKVVIPSSKHWITIEGEDKENTIITNDDFSGKLNPLTNEKLNTFNSYTFLVAGDNIKISNLTIKNSSCNEGQAVALHVEGDRFVMKNSKILGCQDTLYSATDHSRQYYENCFIEGTTDFIFGQATAVFKNCEIKSLANSYITAAATSKDNQYGFVFIDCHLTGKEGITKVYLGRPWRPYAKTVFINTTMENHILPEGWNPWKGDKMFPDKEKTAFYAEFGSKGVGSSPDKRVEWSHQLSRYELKNYLIEKIFKKSNNWIP
- a CDS encoding glycoside hydrolase family 28 protein, whose translation is MKKTIKILALSLATLFSGNAFGQSISDIYKNVEFKMPMVAETSFPATSVNIKNFGAVSGGTIKNTEAFKKAIDETSQKGGGTVIVPRGIWLTGPIVLKSNINLHLEDGALVMFSRDFADYPLVDVSFEGLNTTRCQSPISAKGATNIAITGKGVIDGNGDAWRYVKKGKMTDGQWKELLSRGGVLSADKKIWFPSESSKRGFESTANFNIPEKLTTREQLESVKDFLRPVMVSLVGCDKVLLDGPTFQNSPAWNLHPLMSSNLILRNLTVRNPWYSQNGDGLDLESCRNVLVYNNTFDVGDDAICIKSGKDKDGRDRGVPTENVIIKNNTVYHAHGGIVIGSEMSGGVKNLHASDCTFIGTDIGLRFKTTRGRGGVVENIWISNVDMTGIPAQVIGFNMFYEGNSPIIEEDQNEDDEKRVEKQIPVTEETPIFRNVFFKNITASNSYEALSLNGLSEMNLKNIVVEDSYFDTKKALTIVDADGITLKNVKIKYTDGTGATIYNSKNVDISGLTLESSKTPFVKVIGSKTKAIKLPKEISGDKLSISKDVPKNAVK
- a CDS encoding glycoside hydrolase 43 family protein codes for the protein MNKKHIILFFFTLALNPISAQKTKPYVSEVWVSDLGNGMYKNPVLYADYSDPDVIRVGDDYFMTASSFNEMPGLPILHSKDMINWKLVNYAITDLIPKEHFNQPRRGDGVWAPSIRFHNNEYYIYWGDPDFGIYMLKTKDPFGKWDEPVLVMEGKGLIDSCPFWDEDGQAYLVHGWAGSRAGVKSILTINKMNPEGTKVLDKGIHVFDGHDAHPTIEGPKMYKRNGYYYIFAPAGGVATGWQLALRSKNIYGPYEEKIVLEKGSTKINGPHQGAWVDTQNGEDWFYHFQDVDAGGRIVHLQPMKWEKDWPIIGIDNNKNEIGEPVLTFKKPNVGKSYPIETPAESDEFNDDKIGLPWQWSANENVVWSAKLVGKYYLRLFSIKIPDGEKNLWNVPNLLTQKFPAPNFAATTKVKLFPEDAKEGKTAGLLVMGMDYQSLVITNKSDGFYLQLRNAQKADKGGEEKILNEIKLKSNEVYLKVNVSEPNGVCTFSYSENGKKFENIGETFQAKPGKWIGAKVGIYSVSDSKVSRGGYADFDFFRITKN
- a CDS encoding alpha/beta hydrolase, with translation MKPTKANLNHNSHLRKIFIRFSIVLISVSKIYSQEIERPKAQPYTIEGTYEKLKKKYPFIQPLNLEFPKNIKVKRDIEYKTRNGKLLLADIYYPKDSTQKYPAIVLVHGGGWISGSKENERFLAQKLASKGYVAMAINYSLSDDAKYPAGVEDIEDALKFLKKHHKEFAVNKRKIAVGGNSAGAQLATLVGVKNKVQAIVNIDGIVSFIHPKSEEGTYAAYWFGATKAHNFELWKEASPLEYVGKNTPPTLFINSSQPRFHAGRDDMMKLLKSYNIPTEFHEIKDSPHSFWLVQPWFDETLKYTVDFLDKVLKN